In the Sus scrofa isolate TJ Tabasco breed Duroc chromosome 6, Sscrofa11.1, whole genome shotgun sequence genome, one interval contains:
- the LOC110261078 gene encoding uncharacterized protein LOC110261078 codes for MHTQAHSRERAWGWRPGDQTAEALLSFIPSSICTCTQSSHHIQSVARRGQGRPALLTFRLHLTEATRSFPTPASSGWLCDPPHPTPPGRPLQEALFNCFPELPPHRIFGNLVHSQKQWDAAERGVRGRQEGGWRAQMASCGPTRTLQGSAGSCSHFSGEFKFAQHPFTQGPASPVTRGNRALCKTWVLVDGGICQTLVSSKHMLVPKVRDSGAGSALLGRRAGQPEAGSSVTDRRGGLCTSPGSSVGPAWGLQVRKPTHCPGVARLSLLWVSTTLRVGGPGEGGQEDIARRWRQVLQLDRVPCAMAAGVRSGWLPGLKNPVEFRCFISIYQLV; via the coding sequence atgcacactcAGGCACACTCACGGGAGCGCGCCTGGGGCTGGCGGCCAGGTGACCAGACTGCAGAGGCTCTGctttcattcattccctcatccATCTGCACTTGCACTCAGTCCTCCCACCACATCCAGAGTGTGGCCAGGCGGGGGCAGGGCAGGCCGGCCCTTCTCACCTTCAGGCTCCACCTGACTGAAGCCACCCGCTCCTTCCCAACTCCAGCTTCTTCAGGATGGTTGTgtgaccctccccaccccacacccccaggtCGACCCCTTCAGGAAGCCCTCTTCAACTGCTTCCCCGAGCTTCCGCCACACCGGATTTTCGGCAACCTGGTCCACTCCCAAAAGCAGTGGGATGCAGCAGAGAGAGGCgtcagggggaggcaggagggaggctggcGCGCACAGATGGCCAGCTGCGGCCCCACCCGCACCCTCCAGGGCTCAGCTGGCAGTTGCTCCCACTTTTCCGGGGAGTTTAAATTTGCTCAGCACCCTTTTACCCAAGGCCCTGCCTCCCCAGTCACCCGTGGGAACAGAGCGCTCTGCAAAACGTGGGTGTTGGTAGATGGGGGCATTTGTCAAACCCTTGTGTCAAGTAAACACATGCTGGTCCCCAAGGTCCGGGACAGCGGGGCTGGGTCTGCCCTTCTGGGGAGAAGAGCAGGGCAGCCAGAAGCTGGGTCCAGTGTGACAGACAGACGAGGCGGCCTCTGCACATCTCCAGGGTCGAGCGTCGGCCCTGCCTGGGGCCTGCAGGTCAGGAAGCCCACCCACTGCCCGGGTGTCGCGAGGCTGTCTCTGCTCTGGGTCAGCACCACCCTGAGAGTGGGAGGCCCTGGGGAGGGTGGCCAGGAGGACATCGCCAGACGCTGGAGGCAGGTCCTGCAGCTCGACAGGGTGCCCTGCGCCATGGCCGCGGGGGTGAGGTCAGGATGGCTCCCAGGCCTGAAGAACCCCGTAGAATTTCGATGCTTCATTTCTATCTATCAACTTGTGTAA